A single window of Rana temporaria chromosome 1, aRanTem1.1, whole genome shotgun sequence DNA harbors:
- the LOC120924767 gene encoding uncharacterized protein LOC120924767, giving the protein MNPAIYLSLLYFLHSAAGAVGNFTISGAQTDVTGYEKGSILLSVSYHMVKRVNWFQIRWNRFNQTVEGHLLICTIRDDGFGKKTITLFPSDGYEKRMRVVPENGSLIIQHLKMEDSGTYRVYMMDNNQTESFDINVTVKDGQTQGLENAFTMDKAPSLEGQLTCSCNNSGVDVPTTAWIIFSSRLSSVLITMLVFLTLHIRGRKAQRQRMMSRLYKYR; this is encoded by the exons ATGAATCCCGCAATTTATCTCTCCCTCCTGTACTTCCTCCACAGCGCCGCTG GTGCTGTCGGCAACTTTACCATTTCCGGGGCCCAGACAGACGTGACGGGGTACGAGAAGGGCTCCATCTTGCTCTCTGTGTCCTACCACATGGTCAAACGGGTCAACTGGTTTCAGATACGATGGAATCGCTTTAACCAGACAGTGGAGGGCCACCTGCTTATTTGTACCATTAGAGATGATGGCTTCGGGAAAAAGACGATTACATTGTTCCCGTCTGATGGCTATGAGAAGCGGATGAGGGTCGTTCCGGAGAATGGATCTCTGATTATCCAACATTTGAAGATGGAGGACAGTGGGACATACAGGGTCTATATGATGGACAATAATCAGACCGAATCTTTTGACATCAACGTTACGGTCAAAGACGGCCAGACTCAAG GTCTGGAGAATGCGTTCACCATGGACAAGGCGCCATCGCTGGAAGGACAATTGACCTGCTCTTGCAACAACAGCGGTGTGGATGTTCCCACCACGGCCTGGATCATCTTCAGCAGTCGTCTGTCCTCTGTCCTCATCACTATGCTAGTCTTTCTCACCCTCCACATCCGAGGCAGGAAGGCCCAGAGGCAGAGAATGATGTCTCGGCTCTATAAATATCGTTAG